A genomic stretch from Gammaproteobacteria bacterium includes:
- a CDS encoding type 4a pilus biogenesis protein PilO — MDWNEVKNLDLSNISTSSLPLRVVVIVIICATIGFAGYWFDTKKQVVDLKGVEAREVELKQTFEFKQKKAANLELYKEQLAEMRRTFGALLRQLPSETEIPGLIVDISQTGLSAGLEIELFKPRPEVKKDFYAETPIELRVKGNYHQFGEFASGVAALPRIVTLENVELTPGAPMTMSATAKTYRYLEGGE; from the coding sequence GTGGACTGGAATGAAGTCAAGAATCTCGACCTGTCGAACATCAGCACCTCTTCCCTTCCCCTACGTGTCGTCGTGATCGTGATCATCTGCGCGACAATCGGGTTTGCCGGCTACTGGTTCGACACGAAAAAGCAGGTGGTCGACCTCAAGGGGGTCGAAGCACGGGAGGTCGAGCTCAAACAGACCTTCGAGTTCAAGCAGAAAAAGGCAGCGAACCTGGAGCTCTACAAGGAGCAGCTCGCCGAGATGCGCCGCACCTTCGGGGCGCTGCTTCGACAGCTGCCCAGCGAAACCGAGATCCCCGGCCTGATCGTCGACATCTCGCAGACCGGACTGTCCGCCGGATTGGAAATCGAACTCTTCAAACCACGGCCTGAGGTCAAGAAGGACTTCTACGCAGAGACACCAATCGAACTCAGGGTCAAGGGCAACTATCACCAGTTCGGTGAGTTCGCCAGCGGAGTTGCCGCCCTGCCCCGGATCGTGACTCTGGAAAACGTCGAATTGACGCCTGGCGCACCGATGACCATGTCGGCGACGGCCAAGACATACCGGTATCTGGAGGGTGGCGAGTAA